In Flavobacterium endoglycinae, one DNA window encodes the following:
- a CDS encoding tyrosine-type recombinase/integrase has protein sequence MENKKPDLENYLQGIVAEKTAESYLYTINHFLKTNTKAKRYQYKDIVKHMDKVSQKQSNVQYRIRILSAIKKYYDYLVMYGYRNDHPCRKLNIKIKGNQTIQVQDLFNSTELQLLMERENRYKHLDVRNNVLISLLIYQGLASDEIARLALNDVDLDNGTVYIKGSANLNKRTLELVPKQMILFHNYINETRPALLRGSSDKFILTKLGQPIVVNSIHAMIEPLRGLFPDRKLNPQTIRMSVICNWLNEKNIPLERVQELAGHKWPGTTEKYIKVNSTHQRELINRYFPSI, from the coding sequence ATGGAAAACAAGAAACCTGATTTGGAAAATTACCTGCAAGGAATTGTAGCGGAAAAGACAGCGGAGAGCTATCTCTATACAATCAATCATTTTTTAAAGACCAATACAAAGGCAAAAAGATACCAGTACAAAGATATAGTCAAACACATGGATAAAGTAAGCCAGAAGCAGTCCAACGTGCAGTACCGAATCAGGATACTCTCAGCCATTAAAAAATATTACGATTATCTGGTAATGTACGGCTATCGAAATGACCATCCATGCAGAAAGCTTAATATTAAAATCAAGGGCAACCAGACCATTCAGGTGCAGGATCTGTTCAACAGTACGGAACTGCAGCTTTTAATGGAACGGGAGAACCGCTACAAACATCTTGACGTGAGAAACAATGTTCTGATTTCCCTTTTGATCTATCAGGGGCTGGCAAGTGATGAAATAGCAAGGCTGGCTCTAAACGATGTTGATCTGGATAACGGCACAGTTTACATTAAAGGCTCTGCCAATCTTAATAAAAGAACGCTGGAGCTTGTGCCTAAACAGATGATACTGTTTCATAATTACATAAATGAAACGCGACCTGCCTTACTGCGCGGGAGCAGTGATAAATTCATATTGACAAAGCTTGGACAGCCTATTGTAGTGAACAGCATACATGCCATGATTGAGCCGTTAAGAGGATTATTCCCTGACAGAAAACTAAACCCGCAGACAATCAGAATGAGCGTAATCTGCAATTGGCTTAACGAGAAAAACATTCCATTGGAAAGAGTTCAGGAACTGGCAGGGCATAAGTGGCCAGGGACAACTGAGAAATATATCAAAGTGAATAGCACACATCAGAGAGAGCTGATTAATCGATATTTTCCAAGTATTTAG
- a CDS encoding tyrosine-type recombinase/integrase, with amino-acid sequence MEKALLSIAYGCGLRRSEIASLDLKNVNLVKGMLVVRQGKGNKRREVPMSDTVLQYLTKYVRDERPERLTGRNQNEEAFFINSRGRRSTGENLNEILNKMIEQTGKFELVQKEITLHCLRHSIAYHLAENNAGIDFIRSFLGHTQINTTYIYAVQNKKRKPVVNF; translated from the coding sequence ATGGAAAAAGCCCTGCTTTCGATTGCCTACGGATGCGGACTGAGAAGGTCAGAGATTGCGAGCCTTGATCTAAAAAATGTCAACCTCGTTAAAGGAATGCTGGTTGTCAGACAGGGAAAAGGAAACAAGAGGCGTGAAGTTCCAATGAGTGATACTGTTCTGCAGTACCTGACAAAATATGTCAGGGATGAAAGGCCTGAAAGGCTGACAGGGAGAAACCAGAATGAGGAAGCATTTTTCATCAACAGCAGAGGCAGAAGATCGACAGGAGAAAACCTCAATGAGATTTTAAATAAGATGATTGAGCAGACGGGAAAATTTGAGCTTGTCCAGAAAGAAATCACGCTTCACTGCCTTCGCCACAGCATTGCCTATCATCTGGCAGAGAATAACGCGGGAATCGATTTTATACGCAGTTTTCTGGGGCATACGCAGATCAATACCACCTATATCTATGCGGTGCAGAACAAGAAACGCAAACCAGTTGTAAACTTCTAA
- a CDS encoding AAA family ATPase, with translation MIEEFSFGNMCSFKDIQTLNMSAAKIKSNNSLLDEQNVIQINENLSLLKSKAIYGANASGKSNVIRGLVTFMRIIKNSVKDERSLEFIDAFELSTETMNEPTFFQMILRIDNVRYRYGFEADDSSIKSEWLFSTPNIREQNLFIRENSKILEINQKHFEEGFKLLSLMDDFKDYDDGEIFRKNSLFLSSLASFGFGKLSKKIIKAINSISVISGLGHQGMYAMAGESLEDIDQKKFVLNFLKNADIGIQDLETIDLSAQEFSDHIDEDFRDSKLILSHRTRYNKQLKKDGNASFSFLLQESEGTRKMFELSPFIYRSLKEGTTLVIDEFDSRFHPLLTKKIVELYNSNQNSKAQLIFTTHDTNLLSAEILRRDQIDFVEKDKYGASHLYTLVEIKGIRNNASFEKDYIQGKYGAIPFLGNFSNLLNFE, from the coding sequence ATGATCGAAGAATTTAGTTTTGGAAATATGTGCTCATTTAAAGATATTCAAACTTTAAATATGTCAGCAGCTAAAATTAAATCTAATAATTCGCTTTTAGATGAACAAAATGTAATTCAGATTAATGAGAATTTATCTTTGTTAAAGTCGAAAGCTATTTATGGGGCTAATGCTAGCGGAAAAAGTAATGTAATTCGCGGTTTGGTAACTTTTATGAGGATCATAAAAAATTCTGTAAAAGATGAGAGATCTTTGGAATTTATTGATGCTTTTGAATTATCTACTGAAACAATGAATGAACCTACATTTTTTCAAATGATCTTGAGAATCGACAACGTAAGATACAGATATGGTTTTGAAGCAGATGACTCATCCATTAAAAGTGAATGGCTTTTTTCAACACCGAATATTCGAGAACAAAATTTATTTATAAGAGAAAACAGTAAGATTTTAGAAATTAATCAAAAGCATTTTGAAGAAGGATTTAAACTACTTTCCTTAATGGATGACTTTAAAGATTATGATGATGGCGAAATTTTCAGGAAGAACTCATTATTTTTATCTTCTCTGGCTTCTTTCGGATTTGGTAAATTATCTAAAAAAATTATTAAAGCAATCAATTCGATTTCAGTAATTAGTGGTTTAGGTCATCAAGGAATGTATGCTATGGCAGGTGAATCTTTGGAAGATATCGATCAGAAAAAATTTGTTTTAAATTTTTTGAAAAATGCTGATATTGGAATTCAGGATTTAGAGACTATAGATCTTTCCGCTCAGGAATTTTCTGATCATATTGATGAAGATTTCAGAGATAGTAAGCTTATTTTATCACACAGGACTCGTTACAATAAGCAGTTAAAAAAAGATGGTAATGCCTCTTTTTCCTTTTTGTTACAAGAGTCAGAAGGGACAAGAAAAATGTTTGAATTAAGTCCTTTTATCTATAGATCCTTGAAAGAAGGTACGACATTGGTAATTGATGAGTTTGATTCAAGATTTCACCCACTACTAACAAAGAAAATTGTTGAATTATATAACTCAAATCAAAATTCAAAAGCCCAGCTTATCTTCACTACACATGATACTAACTTATTATCTGCAGAGATATTGAGAAGAGATCAAATCGATTTTGTTGAAAAAGATAAATATGGTGCAAGTCATTTATATACTCTTGTAGAAATCAAAGGAATTAGAAATAATGCTTCATTTGAAAAAGACTACATTCAAGGTAAATATGGTGCAATTCCATTTTTAGGTAATTTTTCTAACTTATTAAATTTTGAATAA